The following are encoded in a window of Streptomyces sp. Go-475 genomic DNA:
- a CDS encoding HAMP domain-containing sensor histidine kinase gives MAATPAPPQAPPKPTWDPRRPVPPFPWLRPTIRIRLTLLYGGMFLIAGILLLSIIYLLAAQALNVGSDLPFKIVEGKVTSDICNLPDQASPAEFNNAMNQCVNDQRQHALDNLLSRSLLALLGLAVIAFAFGYAMAGRVLSPLGRITRTARTVAGSDLSRRIELDGPDDELKELADTFDDMLERLQRAFTAQQRFVGNASHELRTPLAINRTLLEVHLSDPNAPVELQQLGKTLLATNERSEQLVEGLLLLARSDNQIVERGPVDLAEVASQAIDQVHGEAEAKGVRIRGEQKPAVVQGNGVLLERIALNLLQNAVRYNVPEDGWVEVTTDVQHGQAVLVVSNTGPVVPAYEIDNLFEPFRRLRTERTGSDKGVGLGLSIVRSVARAHGGHIYAQPREGGGLVMRVTLPI, from the coding sequence GTGGCAGCGACTCCCGCGCCCCCGCAGGCGCCTCCCAAGCCCACCTGGGACCCCAGGAGGCCCGTGCCGCCCTTCCCGTGGCTGCGCCCGACCATCCGCATAAGGCTCACGCTGCTCTACGGCGGCATGTTCCTGATCGCCGGCATCCTGCTGCTGTCGATCATCTATCTGCTCGCCGCGCAGGCACTGAACGTCGGCAGCGACCTGCCGTTCAAGATCGTCGAGGGCAAGGTCACCAGCGACATCTGCAACCTTCCGGACCAGGCCTCGCCCGCCGAGTTCAACAACGCCATGAACCAGTGCGTGAACGACCAGCGCCAGCACGCCCTGGACAACCTGCTCAGCCGCTCGCTCCTGGCGCTGCTGGGCCTGGCGGTCATCGCCTTCGCCTTCGGCTACGCCATGGCCGGCCGCGTCCTGTCCCCGCTGGGCCGGATCACCCGCACGGCACGCACGGTGGCGGGCTCGGACCTGTCCCGCCGGATCGAGCTGGACGGCCCGGACGACGAGCTGAAGGAGCTGGCGGACACCTTCGACGACATGCTGGAGCGGCTGCAGCGCGCCTTCACCGCCCAGCAGCGCTTCGTCGGCAACGCCTCGCACGAGCTGAGAACGCCCCTGGCGATCAACCGCACGCTCCTGGAAGTGCACCTGTCCGACCCGAACGCGCCCGTGGAGCTCCAGCAGCTCGGCAAGACCCTGCTGGCCACCAACGAGCGCAGCGAGCAGCTCGTCGAGGGCCTGCTGCTGCTCGCCCGCAGCGACAACCAGATCGTCGAGCGGGGGCCGGTGGATCTCGCCGAGGTCGCCTCACAGGCCATCGACCAGGTGCACGGCGAGGCCGAGGCCAAGGGCGTGCGCATCCGCGGCGAGCAGAAGCCCGCGGTCGTCCAGGGCAACGGCGTGCTGCTGGAGCGGATCGCCCTGAACCTGCTGCAGAACGCCGTGCGCTACAACGTGCCCGAGGACGGCTGGGTCGAGGTCACCACCGACGTCCAGCACGGCCAGGCGGTCCTGGTCGTCTCCAACACGGGCCCGGTCGTGCCGGCGTACGAGATCGACAACCTCTTCGAGCCGTTCCGGCGGCTGCGCACCGAGCGGACGGGCAGCGACAAGGGCGTCGGGCTCGGTCTGTCCATCGTCCGGTCGGTGGCCCGGGCCCACGGCGGGCACATCTACGCCCAGCCGCGCGAAGGGGGTGGGCTCGTGATGCGGGTCACCCTGCCCATCTGA
- a CDS encoding DUF4193 domain-containing protein produces MATDYDTPRKTDDDVDSDSLEELKARRNDKSASAVDVDEFEAAEGLELPGADLSNEELAVRVLPKQQDEFTCMSCFLVHHRSQLAREKNGQPICRDCD; encoded by the coding sequence ATGGCAACCGATTACGACACTCCACGCAAGACCGACGATGACGTCGACTCGGACAGCCTCGAAGAGCTGAAGGCTCGGCGGAACGACAAGTCGGCCTCCGCCGTGGACGTCGACGAGTTCGAGGCCGCAGAGGGCCTCGAACTGCCCGGAGCAGACCTCTCGAACGAGGAACTGGCCGTCCGGGTGCTCCCGAAGCAGCAGGACGAGTTCACCTGCATGAGCTGCTTCCTGGTGCACCACCGCAGCCAGCTGGCCCGGGAGAAGAACGGTCAGCCGATCTGCCGCGACTGCGACTGA